In the genome of Streptomyces aquilus, the window TGACGGGGCGGCCCTCGGCCCTCGCCTCCGCGCTGACCAAGGTGTCCGGGGACATCGCCCGGATCCCGACCAAGGACCTGCGGACCGTGCAGGCCTTCAACGCCTTCTACTTCACCCCGGCCACCGGCAAGGAGCCCGGCATCGAGCGGTACTTCTCCACCCACCCGACCCTGGAACAGCGCCTCGATCAACTGGGGCGGATCTCCGCCGAGTTGGGCGAGGCCGCCCGGCCCGGGATGTCGGAGTAGCGGATGGGGCTGCTGGACATCCTGCTCGGGCGCACCAAGCCGGTCGCGCCCGATCTCGACCGGCTCTTCGCCCTGCCGTCGGCGGCCGTGACCTTGGAGGCCGCGGCGGGGTTCACCCCGACCGGGAGCGGTGCGGTGTGCTTCGCGACCGTCGAGGGCGCGGCGTTCGAGCAGACGCACCGCGAGGTGCAGGCGTTGCTGGACGCGGACACCGACCGCGACGGCCCTCCGGTCGAGCTGCGGCGGGACGACTACGGCTATTCCTGGCTGGTGTCCCAGCGCGCCCCCGACCAGCTGCATCTGCTGGTCAACGATCTGCACGCGGTGAACTCCTCG includes:
- the pspAB gene encoding PspA-associated protein PspAB, which codes for MGLLDILLGRTKPVAPDLDRLFALPSAAVTLEAAAGFTPTGSGAVCFATVEGAAFEQTHREVQALLDADTDRDGPPVELRRDDYGYSWLVSQRAPDQLHLLVNDLHAVNSSMEVNGFGPQLLCSLAGFRDDAGRMLALVYLYKRGTFYPFAPLPGGGQRRDNALELRVKAALADDLRLEQDLSRWFPVWGAPGL